The Coccidioides posadasii str. Silveira chromosome 3, complete sequence genome contains a region encoding:
- a CDS encoding uncharacterized protein (EggNog:ENOG410PXG3~COG:S~BUSCO:16051at33183), whose product MYYILYLASLCRRRRWPEPLYEPYGGTSGFTCVVRVNNREYQTDTFCETEMLARENAAMRAYLICRNFSVNDGMYPAGHDHGGIVQGIPVAIGTGRRTRYSDADSSMSDGSRSGGSSPQSCEADRIGADRQGSVPTRALPFDPRTL is encoded by the exons ATGTACTACATCCTCTACCTGGCGA GCCTCTGCCGTCGTCGCCGCTGGCCGGAACCCCTTTACGAACCCTATGGTGGTACCTCAGGGTTCACGTGTGTAGTTCGCGTCAATAATCGCGAATACCAGACCGACACTTTCTGCGAGACAGAGATGCTTGCGCGTGAGAACGCGGCCATGCGGGCATACCTTATCTGTCGCAACTTCTCCGTCAACGATGGAATGTACCCTGCCGGACACGATCACGGAGGGATCGTACAGGGGATTCCAGTTGCCATTGGCACAGGTCGAAGGACTCGCTATAGCGACGCAGACTCGTCAATGAGTGATGGAAGCCGAAGTGGGGGAAGTAGTCCACAAAGCTGTGAAGCGGATCGGATTGGCGCAGATCGCCAGGGCTCTGTACCAACCAGAGCTCTTCCCTTCGATCCTCGTACACTCTGA